One region of Peribacillus simplex genomic DNA includes:
- the codY gene encoding GTP-sensing pleiotropic transcriptional regulator CodY, whose product MNLLAKTRKINAMLQKAAGKAVNFKEMAESLSEVIEANVFVVSRRGKLLGIAVSQQIENERMYKMLEDKQFPEVYTKNLFNIPETSSNLDIESEYTAFPVENKELFATGLTTIVPIMGGGERLGTLVLARLQEKFHDDDLILAEYGATVVGMEILREKSEEIEEEARSKAVVQMAISSLSYSELEAIEHIFEELKGNEGLLVASKIADRVGITRSVIVNALRKLESAGVIESRSLGMKGTYIKVLNDKFLLELEKLKNN is encoded by the coding sequence ATGAACTTATTAGCAAAAACAAGAAAAATCAATGCAATGCTCCAAAAAGCAGCAGGTAAAGCAGTTAACTTTAAGGAAATGGCTGAAAGTTTAAGTGAAGTTATCGAAGCAAATGTATTCGTCGTCAGCCGCCGTGGGAAATTACTAGGCATAGCGGTAAGTCAGCAAATCGAAAATGAACGCATGTACAAAATGTTGGAAGATAAACAATTCCCTGAAGTGTACACAAAAAACCTATTTAATATTCCCGAAACATCTTCCAATCTTGATATCGAAAGCGAATACACTGCTTTCCCAGTTGAAAACAAAGAGCTTTTCGCAACGGGATTAACAACTATCGTACCGATTATGGGTGGGGGGGAACGTTTAGGAACATTGGTTCTTGCTCGATTACAAGAAAAATTTCATGATGATGATTTAATTTTGGCTGAGTATGGCGCGACAGTGGTAGGTATGGAAATCCTTCGTGAAAAGTCAGAAGAGATTGAAGAAGAAGCTCGTAGTAAAGCTGTTGTTCAAATGGCAATTTCCTCGTTATCGTACAGCGAATTGGAAGCTATTGAGCACATTTTTGAAGAGCTTAAAGGTAATGAAGGTCTGCTTGTAGCTTCAAAAATTGCAGACCGTGTAGGCATCACTCGATCCGTAATCGTCAATGCGCTTAGAAAGCTAGAGAGTGCAGGAGTAATTGAATCACGCTCTCTTGGAATGAAAGGTACTTATATAAAAGTATTGAACGATAAATTCCTACTTGAATTAGAAAAGCTTAAAAATAATTAA
- the flgB gene encoding flagellar basal body rod protein FlgB: protein MELFSSTFQSLENALNYSNTKQKVISQNIANSDTPNYKAKEVDKTQSFKAELGSFLKSYRTDERHYTFKSEGGHASPIVFQKNVQYNNNGNSVDVDKEMTDLAANQIYYNAVSDRLSGKFQSLENVIRGGK from the coding sequence ATGGAACTATTTTCAAGTACTTTTCAATCACTAGAAAATGCTCTTAATTATTCTAATACAAAACAAAAAGTCATTTCACAGAACATAGCCAATTCGGATACGCCTAACTATAAAGCTAAAGAGGTCGACAAAACACAATCATTTAAAGCAGAGCTGGGATCTTTCCTAAAGTCATATCGGACCGATGAAAGACATTATACCTTTAAATCAGAAGGGGGTCATGCTTCTCCCATCGTATTTCAGAAAAATGTCCAATATAACAATAACGGAAATAGTGTGGACGTTGATAAGGAAATGACGGATCTTGCTGCAAATCAGATTTATTATAATGCAGTCTCTGATAGGCTTTCAGGAAAGTTTCAATCATTGGAGAATGTAATTAGAGGAGGTAAGTGA
- the flgC gene encoding flagellar basal body rod protein FlgC — protein sequence MGIFQSMKMAGSSLTSQRLRMDVISANMANADTTRAEYDAELKTWKPYTRKAVVLQSKEEDFSSFLNAASGKTSGIGNGVKVTGIVKDRTPFELDYNPEHPDSNENGYVEMPNVDPLREMVDLMSVTRSYEANVTVLNASKGMMMKALEIGK from the coding sequence ATGGGAATCTTCCAAAGTATGAAAATGGCTGGATCTAGCTTGACCAGTCAAAGGTTAAGGATGGATGTAATCTCTGCGAATATGGCAAATGCCGATACGACCAGGGCGGAATATGACGCGGAGTTGAAAACATGGAAGCCATACACAAGAAAAGCGGTAGTGCTGCAAAGTAAGGAAGAAGATTTTTCAAGCTTCTTAAACGCAGCATCCGGAAAAACTAGCGGGATAGGGAATGGAGTAAAGGTGACTGGAATAGTAAAGGACAGAACACCCTTTGAACTGGATTACAATCCGGAACACCCTGATTCCAATGAAAATGGTTATGTTGAAATGCCGAATGTCGACCCACTTAGGGAAATGGTCGATTTAATGAGTGTAACACGTTCATATGAAGCAAATGTAACAGTTTTAAATGCATCAAAGGGAATGATGATGAAAGCGTTGGAAATCGGAAAATAA
- the fliE gene encoding flagellar hook-basal body complex protein FliE, whose product MEGISLSAVNNAGNVLKKDQNKTNTPYESQRNFASVLKESINKVNETQMASDDLTTKLVNGDDVELHSVMIASQKASITMQATLEVRNKVVEAYQEMMRMSI is encoded by the coding sequence ATGGAGGGGATTTCTCTTTCGGCAGTGAATAATGCAGGTAATGTGCTGAAAAAAGATCAGAACAAGACTAATACACCATACGAATCACAGCGAAATTTTGCGTCCGTATTAAAAGAATCAATAAATAAAGTTAACGAAACACAAATGGCATCAGATGACCTTACGACCAAACTGGTTAATGGAGATGATGTTGAGCTGCATTCGGTGATGATAGCTTCACAAAAAGCCAGCATTACCATGCAGGCTACATTAGAGGTTCGGAATAAGGTTGTAGAAGCCTACCAGGAAATGATGAGAATGAGCATATAG
- the fliF gene encoding flagellar basal-body MS-ring/collar protein FliF: MNEVIEFKNKVAAYWMSRSKKQKIMMIGSAALIIIIITAVSLLTTRTTLVPLYSNLTPSETGSIKEYLDSKGIKNEVSENGTTIKVPEESLDSLKVELAAEGVPDSGSIDYSFFSQSAGIGMTENEFNVIKLDSMQTELASLIKKIDGVEDASVMITLPDKGVFVSDTTGEASASIVLKTKSGYKFEESQINSLYHLVSKSVPNLPTDNIVIMNQDFEYFDLENENSSFASAFATQNQIKKEIERDIQRQVQNMLGTIMGRDKVVVSVTTDIDFTQENREENLVEPVDEENMAGIEISAQRINESYSGDAAGGVPQSEDSSDSLGTQYAEGTNGSGDYEKVDETINSEVNRIKKEIVESPYKVKDLGIQVMVEPPTADDPNSLTQQSVDDITQILGTIIRTTIEKKAEGEELTDEELNNKIAISVQPFNGKMTLPIEETSPLLPIWAYIVGGVLILAIIILLILFFRSRKPVELEEEYVVEEEEVAFDLPDLNKEKETEASLKRKQLEKLAKEKPDEFAKLLRSWIAED; the protein is encoded by the coding sequence ATGAATGAAGTAATAGAGTTTAAAAATAAAGTGGCTGCTTACTGGATGAGCCGCAGTAAAAAACAAAAAATCATGATGATTGGATCAGCAGCATTGATTATCATCATCATTACGGCTGTTTCACTTTTAACCACGCGTACGACGCTGGTGCCCTTATATTCAAATTTAACTCCATCGGAGACAGGGAGCATCAAAGAATATTTGGACAGTAAAGGGATTAAAAACGAAGTTTCTGAAAATGGTACGACCATAAAGGTTCCTGAAGAAAGCCTGGATTCACTTAAAGTGGAACTGGCAGCTGAAGGAGTTCCGGACTCGGGGAGTATCGACTATTCTTTTTTTAGTCAAAGTGCTGGTATCGGAATGACTGAAAATGAATTCAACGTCATAAAACTGGACTCGATGCAAACGGAATTGGCCAGTTTAATAAAAAAGATTGATGGAGTAGAAGATGCCAGCGTAATGATCACTCTTCCTGATAAAGGAGTTTTTGTCAGTGATACGACTGGGGAAGCGTCCGCATCCATTGTATTGAAAACGAAATCCGGTTATAAATTTGAAGAAAGTCAAATCAACTCCCTTTATCATCTGGTCTCAAAAAGTGTACCGAATCTTCCTACAGATAATATCGTCATTATGAATCAAGACTTTGAGTACTTTGACCTTGAAAATGAAAATTCATCTTTCGCGTCCGCATTTGCTACTCAAAATCAAATAAAAAAAGAAATAGAACGCGATATTCAAAGACAGGTACAAAATATGCTTGGAACGATAATGGGTAGAGACAAAGTTGTTGTTTCTGTCACGACAGACATTGATTTCACTCAAGAAAACCGAGAAGAGAATTTAGTCGAACCGGTCGATGAAGAAAATATGGCTGGAATCGAGATTTCTGCGCAAAGGATCAATGAATCGTATAGTGGGGACGCTGCAGGAGGCGTTCCGCAAAGTGAGGATTCCTCAGATTCATTGGGGACCCAATATGCTGAAGGCACAAACGGTTCCGGTGATTATGAAAAAGTGGATGAAACGATAAATAGTGAAGTGAACCGAATCAAGAAGGAAATAGTCGAAAGCCCGTATAAAGTTAAGGATTTAGGTATTCAGGTCATGGTCGAACCGCCCACCGCTGACGATCCGAATTCTTTAACTCAACAGAGTGTGGATGATATCACACAAATCCTTGGTACGATAATACGAACGACAATCGAGAAAAAAGCTGAAGGGGAAGAACTTACGGACGAGGAGCTTAATAATAAAATTGCAATTTCCGTTCAACCGTTTAACGGAAAAATGACGTTGCCAATAGAGGAAACGAGTCCATTGTTACCAATATGGGCATACATCGTCGGTGGCGTGCTAATACTTGCCATTATCATTCTCTTAATCTTATTCTTCCGTTCCCGAAAGCCAGTTGAATTGGAAGAGGAATACGTGGTCGAAGAAGAGGAAGTCGCATTTGATCTTCCTGATTTAAACAAAGAGAAGGAAACGGAAGCATCTTTAAAAAGAAAACAACTTGAGAAACTTGCAAAAGAAAAGCCAGATGAATTTGCAAAATTATTAAGAAGCTGGATAGCAGAAGACTAG
- the fliG gene encoding flagellar motor switch protein FliG, with the protein MNDRKKKARLTGKQKAAILLISLGPDVSASVYKHLSEEEIERLTLEISGVRKVDSHDKEEILEEFHNIALAQDYISQGGIGYAKQVLEKALGSDQATAIINRLTSSLQVRPFDFARKADPGQILNFIQNEHPQTIALILSYLDPAQAGQILSELPEEVQADIARRIALMDGTSPEIINEVEQILERKLSATVTQDYTQTGGVEAVVDVLNGVDRSTERTILEELEIQDPELAEEIKKRMFVFEDIVTLDGRAIQRVVRESDNEDLKLSLKVASDEVKEIVFRNMSKRMVEMFQEEMEYMGPVRLRDVEEAQSRIVAVIRRLEETGEIVIARGGGDDIIV; encoded by the coding sequence GTGAACGATAGAAAAAAAAAGGCCAGATTGACTGGCAAACAAAAAGCTGCCATCCTCCTTATTTCCTTAGGGCCGGATGTTTCTGCATCCGTTTATAAGCATCTTTCTGAAGAGGAAATTGAGAGATTGACCCTTGAAATTTCTGGGGTGAGAAAAGTGGACTCCCATGATAAAGAAGAAATTCTGGAAGAATTCCATAATATTGCTTTAGCACAGGATTACATCTCTCAGGGCGGGATAGGATACGCAAAGCAGGTACTTGAAAAGGCACTAGGCTCTGATCAGGCAACTGCGATCATTAACCGGTTAACATCTTCCTTACAGGTTCGTCCATTCGATTTTGCACGAAAAGCGGATCCTGGACAAATCTTGAATTTCATCCAGAACGAGCATCCGCAAACTATTGCATTAATCTTATCCTATCTTGATCCTGCACAGGCTGGACAAATATTGTCTGAACTTCCGGAAGAGGTGCAGGCCGATATTGCAAGAAGGATTGCTTTGATGGATGGCACGTCGCCAGAAATCATCAATGAGGTGGAGCAAATACTCGAAAGGAAACTTTCTGCGACCGTGACCCAAGATTATACACAGACTGGTGGAGTAGAAGCGGTTGTAGATGTGTTGAATGGTGTTGATCGCTCGACGGAACGAACGATTTTGGAAGAACTCGAAATTCAAGATCCAGAGCTTGCCGAGGAAATCAAGAAACGCATGTTTGTTTTTGAGGATATCGTGACACTTGATGGCAGAGCGATTCAGCGCGTAGTCAGGGAATCTGATAACGAAGACCTTAAACTTTCTCTTAAGGTGGCAAGTGATGAAGTGAAGGAAATCGTTTTCCGAAACATGTCAAAACGTATGGTCGAAATGTTCCAGGAAGAAATGGAATATATGGGGCCTGTACGTTTGCGTGATGTAGAAGAAGCACAATCGAGAATCGTTGCTGTTATTCGCCGTTTGGAAGAAACTGGGGAAATTGTGATTGCCCGCGGCGGAGGGGATGATATCATTGTCTAG
- the fliH gene encoding flagellar assembly protein FliH, with the protein MSRIIKSQQAHQEKSKKIAIKVRTFDFLQNEKADEGINLQHFQSDQFQRDAKQEAERVLLDAKQKAQAIAAEIQQDREHWEHQEKVMFIEQAQKEGYQQGVEDGFQKGYNEIAGDIAFAKEVVESSKKDYRQHIESSETVILNLAVKIAEKIIGHQLEKDEESFLSIVKRAIKEARDYREVQLHIHLVQYQSILSHKEELIAIFPKDTELYIFPDDEIEENSCIIESENGRIDASVNSQLQEIKVKLTELLREGSNDEN; encoded by the coding sequence TTGTCTAGGATTATAAAATCCCAGCAAGCTCATCAGGAGAAAAGCAAAAAGATAGCGATAAAAGTTCGCACGTTTGACTTTCTTCAAAATGAAAAAGCAGATGAGGGGATAAACCTTCAACATTTTCAATCTGATCAATTTCAGAGGGATGCTAAACAGGAAGCCGAAAGGGTATTACTGGATGCTAAACAAAAAGCCCAAGCGATAGCTGCTGAAATCCAGCAAGACCGAGAACATTGGGAGCATCAAGAAAAAGTGATGTTTATTGAACAAGCTCAAAAGGAAGGGTATCAGCAAGGAGTCGAAGATGGCTTCCAAAAGGGTTATAACGAAATTGCAGGGGATATAGCTTTTGCAAAAGAAGTGGTGGAGTCCTCTAAAAAAGATTATCGTCAACATATCGAATCATCTGAAACCGTTATTTTGAATCTTGCCGTGAAGATCGCGGAGAAAATTATCGGGCACCAGCTTGAAAAAGATGAAGAGTCTTTTTTATCCATTGTCAAGAGAGCCATCAAAGAGGCGAGGGATTATCGTGAAGTGCAATTGCATATCCATCTGGTCCAATATCAATCGATTCTATCTCATAAGGAAGAGTTGATTGCAATCTTTCCAAAAGATACTGAGTTGTACATCTTTCCGGATGATGAAATTGAAGAAAACAGCTGTATTATCGAATCAGAAAATGGAAGGATAGATGCCAGTGTCAACAGTCAGCTGCAGGAAATAAAAGTGAAACTAACTGAGCTGCTGCGGGAGGGGAGTAACGATGAAAACTAG
- the fliI gene encoding flagellar protein export ATPase FliI: MKTRDLLPLVDEVDSFKHYGRVKRVVGLMIESQGPESSVGDVCYIYTGIQKKKNRILAEVVGFRDEMVILMPFTAVSDIAPGCIVEGSGRSLEIKVGGGLIGKVVDPLGHPIDDSLLPKGLATVPVDQDPPNPMKRPPINEPIDVGVRAIDSLLTVGKGQRVGIFAGSGVGKSTLLSMVARNTTADLNVIGLVGERGREVREFIEKDLGPEGLARSIVVVATSDQPALMRIKGALTATAIAEYFRDKGLNVMLMMDSVTRVAMAQREIGLAIGEPPTTKGYTPSVFAILPRLLERTGTNQLGTITAFYTVLVDGDDMNEPIADAVRGILDGHFILDRNLANKGQFPALNVLKSISRVMNNIVGDIHKSSAEKLRASLSTYMESEDLINIGAYKKGSSKPIDNSITRYPEIISFLKQGTHEKAPKDNSINALVDLMGKGD, translated from the coding sequence ATGAAAACTAGAGACCTATTGCCCTTAGTTGATGAGGTTGATTCATTCAAACATTATGGACGGGTCAAACGTGTCGTAGGGTTAATGATAGAATCTCAAGGCCCTGAAAGCTCTGTTGGCGACGTTTGTTATATCTATACAGGTATACAAAAAAAGAAAAACCGAATATTAGCCGAAGTTGTCGGTTTCCGTGATGAAATGGTTATTTTAATGCCATTTACAGCTGTTAGTGATATAGCACCGGGATGTATCGTGGAAGGAAGCGGACGGAGCCTTGAGATAAAGGTGGGAGGAGGGCTCATTGGCAAGGTAGTCGATCCATTGGGACACCCCATTGATGATTCATTGCTCCCAAAGGGTCTAGCTACCGTTCCTGTGGATCAAGATCCGCCAAATCCGATGAAACGCCCTCCCATTAATGAGCCGATAGATGTAGGAGTGCGTGCGATTGATAGTTTATTAACAGTTGGAAAAGGTCAACGTGTTGGTATCTTTGCTGGGAGCGGTGTTGGGAAAAGTACGTTGCTTAGCATGGTAGCAAGGAATACGACGGCTGACTTGAACGTAATCGGTCTTGTTGGAGAACGTGGACGTGAAGTTCGTGAATTCATTGAGAAAGATCTTGGACCAGAAGGGCTGGCACGATCAATCGTTGTTGTGGCGACATCTGATCAGCCAGCGTTGATGAGGATAAAAGGTGCTTTAACGGCAACTGCCATCGCTGAATATTTTCGTGATAAGGGATTGAACGTGATGCTGATGATGGATTCGGTCACGAGGGTCGCAATGGCCCAGAGGGAAATTGGGCTTGCTATCGGGGAACCGCCGACGACCAAAGGTTATACGCCCTCCGTTTTTGCCATCCTTCCAAGATTACTCGAAAGAACGGGAACAAATCAGCTGGGTACCATTACAGCGTTTTATACGGTTCTAGTCGACGGTGATGATATGAATGAGCCGATTGCTGATGCTGTCAGGGGAATATTGGATGGTCACTTCATACTAGATCGTAACTTAGCCAATAAAGGACAGTTTCCAGCGCTCAATGTCTTGAAGAGTATAAGCCGTGTCATGAACAATATTGTTGGGGACATACATAAAAGTTCCGCAGAAAAATTACGGGCAAGTTTATCAACCTATATGGAGTCAGAAGATTTGATTAATATAGGAGCGTATAAGAAGGGCTCTTCCAAACCAATTGATAACTCTATTACACGCTATCCTGAGATCATTTCATTTTTAAAGCAAGGCACCCATGAAAAAGCTCCAAAAGATAATAGTATTAACGCCCTTGTCGATTTGATGGGGAAAGGTGATTAG
- the fliJ gene encoding flagellar export protein FliJ, translated as MIYQYKFEKILNIKEKEKKDALAKYNTALKKFEEVAEKLYKLLKKKEKLLEFQQEKLRNGLSVQEIRHHQLFMDNLEKLLSHCQQEVIEARYKMNVQRDLLMDRNIEVKKYEKMKENDFLKFLDVLKEVENKQMDEISIRQFLSKGVR; from the coding sequence ATGATTTATCAATATAAATTCGAGAAGATCCTGAACATCAAGGAAAAAGAAAAAAAAGATGCACTAGCTAAATATAATACTGCGTTAAAAAAATTTGAAGAAGTGGCAGAAAAGTTATATAAGCTTTTAAAGAAAAAAGAAAAGTTGCTTGAGTTTCAACAGGAAAAGCTGCGAAATGGATTATCCGTTCAGGAAATTCGCCATCATCAGTTATTTATGGACAATTTGGAAAAACTCTTAAGCCATTGTCAACAGGAAGTCATTGAAGCTCGATACAAGATGAATGTTCAACGGGATTTATTAATGGATAGAAATATTGAGGTTAAAAAGTACGAGAAAATGAAAGAAAATGATTTTCTTAAATTCCTTGATGTCTTAAAGGAAGTAGAGAATAAACAAATGGATGAAATTTCTATCCGGCAATTCTTAAGCAAAGGCGTTAGGTGA
- a CDS encoding MotE family protein, translated as MRKKSESNGLEELEKSKISKFQWFLVIFISLIFAVTVALIVFTVAGVNVVEKAKGMSEKIPFIESDHKNEEKGNPAKENEKVSMKLEKLETEIENKKKEIDKLEGIIDKRDKAILKAGAEKQQLQTEMNQLKDSQNGSKQAFKNIIRTYETMAPKTSAPIITEMNDDDAVEILSSMKAATLAKVLEQMTTADAARLTKKLTEQSP; from the coding sequence ATGCGTAAAAAAAGTGAATCTAATGGATTGGAAGAATTGGAAAAAAGCAAGATAAGTAAGTTCCAATGGTTCCTTGTCATCTTCATTTCTTTAATCTTTGCGGTAACTGTAGCGTTGATCGTTTTTACAGTTGCAGGTGTCAATGTTGTGGAAAAGGCCAAAGGAATGTCTGAGAAAATACCCTTCATTGAATCGGATCATAAGAATGAAGAGAAAGGTAATCCAGCCAAGGAAAATGAGAAAGTTTCGATGAAGCTCGAAAAATTAGAAACTGAGATTGAAAACAAGAAAAAAGAGATAGACAAGCTTGAGGGCATCATTGATAAACGTGACAAGGCCATTTTAAAGGCAGGAGCGGAAAAACAGCAGCTTCAAACTGAAATGAATCAACTTAAGGATAGTCAAAATGGTAGTAAACAGGCGTTCAAAAATATAATCCGCACTTATGAAACCATGGCTCCTAAGACGTCTGCACCTATCATTACTGAAATGAATGATGATGACGCAGTGGAGATTCTCTCAAGTATGAAAGCAGCCACTTTAGCTAAGGTATTGGAGCAAATGACAACGGCTGATGCTGCAAGGTTAACGAAGAAACTAACGGAACAAAGTCCTTAA
- a CDS encoding flagellar hook-length control protein FliK → MNSAINSLLPLASLSQKAPIKQNQQTNSGFGSVLQSSLVAEPPAPVDIGDITEGRLSVIKDLLGFLKLERLSDKGKESIVEDISVNNHEEFCTLLLQVLKNVAGNDEGPLKDFFASIEEMDVEQELDDFSLNPQSLLSANVMELYTILKKVTVLNEEEWHELPLSGVVNLLKLAKIQDLLSESKDMTQDEAAIQKQRKNLLEGITGKLDKMLSNQSEPKSEYGQSNISEKGQNKTIETLKNSPLQLSGSDKVSKDRSITSSVTLQNADSGDHQGSGMPFLMTKLEQFVLTASIGKQIVSHEEFVKQFENILSKAIFSGKNGVNKLLIRLNPEHLGSLRIELIQKEGMLSAKIMATTSQAKDMLEKQIHGLKQAFSGQNIQIEKIEISQAFNPFNPEKFSQKDADEQNKQQESKEESNDETDSEFMGSLAEALLNLEV, encoded by the coding sequence ATGAATTCAGCCATTAATTCTTTACTCCCCTTGGCATCATTAAGTCAAAAGGCACCAATTAAACAAAATCAGCAAACCAATTCCGGGTTTGGTTCAGTCCTTCAATCCTCCTTAGTGGCAGAACCTCCTGCTCCAGTGGATATAGGCGACATCACTGAAGGACGATTGTCTGTTATAAAGGATTTGCTTGGTTTTCTGAAACTTGAAAGGTTAAGTGATAAAGGGAAAGAGAGTATTGTTGAAGATATTTCTGTAAACAACCATGAAGAATTCTGCACCCTTCTATTACAGGTACTAAAAAATGTAGCCGGCAATGATGAGGGTCCCCTTAAGGATTTCTTTGCGAGCATAGAGGAAATGGATGTAGAACAAGAATTGGATGACTTCAGCCTGAATCCACAAAGTTTGTTATCTGCCAATGTCATGGAACTGTATACAATTCTAAAAAAGGTTACTGTATTGAATGAAGAAGAATGGCATGAGCTCCCACTATCTGGTGTGGTGAATCTTTTGAAACTGGCTAAGATTCAAGATCTTCTTTCAGAGAGTAAGGATATGACACAAGATGAAGCGGCCATCCAGAAACAAAGGAAAAATCTGCTTGAAGGGATAACGGGGAAACTGGATAAAATGCTGTCCAATCAGTCAGAACCAAAATCAGAATATGGTCAATCCAACATTTCGGAAAAAGGGCAAAATAAAACAATAGAAACATTGAAAAACTCACCCTTGCAATTATCTGGGAGTGACAAGGTAAGTAAAGACAGGTCAATAACCAGCAGTGTGACTTTGCAAAATGCGGATAGCGGTGACCATCAAGGTTCAGGTATGCCTTTTCTCATGACTAAGTTGGAGCAATTCGTCTTGACTGCTTCCATAGGTAAGCAAATTGTCAGTCATGAAGAGTTTGTTAAACAATTTGAAAATATTTTGAGTAAGGCGATTTTTAGCGGAAAAAACGGTGTAAATAAACTGTTGATCAGATTGAATCCCGAACATCTAGGGTCACTTAGAATCGAGTTGATTCAAAAGGAAGGTATGCTGTCAGCCAAGATTATGGCTACTACTTCTCAGGCCAAAGATATGCTGGAGAAACAGATTCATGGCTTAAAACAAGCCTTTAGCGGTCAAAATATTCAAATTGAAAAAATTGAAATATCACAGGCCTTCAATCCTTTTAACCCCGAGAAATTCAGCCAGAAAGATGCAGATGAACAAAATAAACAACAAGAGAGTAAGGAAGAAAGCAATGACGAGACGGATAGTGAGTTTATGGGATCCCTTGCCGAAGCGCTGTTAAATCTGGAAGTGTAG
- the flgD gene encoding flagellar hook assembly protein FlgD translates to MTTIDTSLLLSKFQTENRKNGDALGKDDFLKLLLTQLQNQDPSNPMDNTEFIAQMATFSSLEQMMNMGAQMEEIIGISQQNSIMNFNSFVGKEVTWHKLDGGDGDLAVEEGTGIVKSIQYKGDGVYFILEDGTKLVPANISQMKQTSSTANSLTTASELIGKRVSWMDEKNGESSAVAIAVSLNNGKLQIEVDDESNTKLSSEQLIKIAEA, encoded by the coding sequence ATGACGACCATTGATACGTCACTATTATTATCAAAATTTCAAACTGAAAACAGAAAAAACGGGGATGCATTAGGAAAGGATGATTTCTTGAAATTGTTGCTTACACAGCTTCAAAACCAAGATCCGTCAAATCCGATGGATAACACGGAATTCATCGCCCAAATGGCCACTTTTTCATCTCTAGAACAGATGATGAATATGGGAGCCCAAATGGAAGAAATAATCGGGATCAGTCAACAAAATAGTATCATGAACTTTAACTCCTTTGTCGGTAAGGAAGTCACTTGGCATAAATTGGATGGTGGCGATGGTGATCTTGCGGTAGAAGAAGGAACAGGCATCGTGAAGTCGATCCAATATAAAGGTGATGGTGTTTATTTCATTTTAGAAGATGGCACAAAGCTTGTACCCGCCAATATTTCACAAATGAAACAAACAAGTTCCACGGCAAATAGCTTAACGACGGCAAGTGAATTAATAGGCAAACGAGTTTCCTGGATGGATGAAAAAAATGGAGAGTCATCGGCTGTCGCTATCGCTGTATCCTTGAATAATGGCAAGCTGCAAATTGAAGTGGATGATGAAAGCAACACCAAGCTATCATCAGAGCAATTGATCAAAATCGCTGAAGCTTAA